The Oncorhynchus mykiss isolate Arlee chromosome 17, USDA_OmykA_1.1, whole genome shotgun sequence genomic interval gcaggaaagttctcctgcaacagtttgatcaaattaagatcctacatctgtatgatgCCCATCACTCACAAATGGGTGGTCCAATGAGCAAGGGGCGTGTTCGACTGTTTCACCCCTCCTCTATGGTAGAGAAAGTATGCAATGTTCCTATATGATCCAGCTCCAACCCCCATCATACTTCAACTGGGGTATTCGTGACTACGAGGATACGACAGACAAACGTAAGATCACACACAGACTGAGTGAgatagaggaaaggagggagggggagagagaaagaaagaaagatacatATTGTTAGTTCATTCCAAGATAAACTTTATTCAAGGAACTGTCTGTAAGATTAAGAAATCGTAAGAATAAAATATAGACTGAATAGTAAACTTTCCTACAATTCCATCGGTGTTTTTATTAGGTAGTCTAGTTTAACAATAAAACCAGCTGGTGGGAGCAAGGTAGGTGAAGCATTTTACCCTTCCTATAGGCCTGCCTACAGGCTATCGTTTATTTTTGTACAATAACATTGTTGATATTTTTCTCTTCAATTAAATTAATATGTTACTACTCAATCGTGTATTCAGATCATTCAGATTAAGTACAACGGTTACCCGCAGACAAACTGCTGTCCTTCGATTCGATATTATTTGCTCTCTCCCTGCATCTTCTGCTGTAAACACATGGCTTTCGCGCCGGCTGTAAATTAAAATAAACTCATACAGGTTATgtaataattatgtaaaattaaTTGAATGTCCCGATTAAACATGTATTGACGATGCAGTGTAGGTCTACTATATAGACTATGCTATAAagataaaaatgcacaaatagtTTACTTTTCTTTTGTGTGATCTACTGTATCGTTCTTATAGCCCAATGTTAGTCCTGCTCCATTGGACACCATACCACTGCTCTAACCTATATTTTATGTTGGTAAGTGGCGCCTTTTAAATCAAGTAGTATAACATAAGAGACGTGACAGTTTGAATGTAGGCTGCCTGACACACATTTTGGTAGTTTTAAAAGAATGCACAGAATGTGTTTTTATGGTTGCAGTTGCCGCCCATATGGAAAAAGTACATTCAGTCCTCCTAGTTCACTGCCAGCAACATAGTTAAACGCATCGTCTCCTGCTATGCAAAAGTATCTGTTCATAGACTTCACCTGTGTTTAAAAACATTGTAGCCTACTCCTGCAGACAGACAAATTCAACTCCCAACTTCCTACTTAAATGCTTTTGTTGGTAAAGAAAAGCTACAGTGTATATCAATGCAACAAGATGTATCTCCTTTTTGATTGGTCTGTACATGAGCTTGATCTTGGAATTCTGATTATGTTCTACATGTTTCTATAATCAGTAAAAATTAACAatacaattaattaattaatgaagGAATGAAATGCAGAATTACATCATTCAAATCAATTAAGTGTCCTTTAATCCCTCTAGTTTTTAGTTattagtgaaataaacaaaagtaaccTGTGTAGCAGCACAATATTTAGTACTGGATTTTAGCCTCCAATATCCGTATGCAATGTGCAGACAATATTTGATTTGGAAGGTGATATTTGATTTGGAAGGTGATATTTGATTTGGAAGGTGGTATTTGATTTAGAAGGTGGTATTTGATTTAGAAGGTGATATTTGATTTGGAAGGTGGTATTTGATTTAGAAGGTGGTATTTGATTTGGAAGGTGGCATTTGATTTGGAAGGTGGTATTTGATTTAGAAGGTGGTATTTGATTTAGAAGGTGGTATTTGATTTAGAAGGTGGTATTTGATTTGGAAGGTGGTATTTGATTTGGAAGGTGATACAGTATTCGATTTGGAAGGTGGTATTTGATTTGGAAGGTGATACAGTATTCAATTTGGAAGGTGATATTTGATTTGGAAGGTGATACAGTATTCAATTTGGAAGGTGATATTTGATTTGGAAGGTGATACAGTATTCAATTTGGAAGGTGATATTAGATTAAAGGCACATATGAACTCAAGTACAAAGTAACTGAGAAGCCCATGTTGAAAGCACTGTATACTCACATAATCTAACAAATATCTCAACAAGCAGGCATATAGCCTATATATACAGCCTCACAGACATACAGTAGATAACCAATAATAACCGGTACAGACTGGATGGATTAGATCTAAACGTTGAATGGGATACTGAGTTGTGAATATCTCTGCTACTTATAGTTACTGCAGACTGAGATAATGTTTCTCTATGTATGCCAAACCCCTGTCTGTGTTCAGATGAACCTGCAATGGCTGGTGCAAAGGCTTTTATAAAGCAGCTCTCACTCTTGCTCTGTGACACTGCAAGACGAAAGCAGTGTGGCCTTTCATAATGATTTTATGAGGTTCAGAGTGAGAGGAGGAAAGTGTATTTGTATCAACTTGTCCAGCCCCCAGTCACATTGGAACAATACAAAGATTATGCACGATAGTATAAACTATATATGTCTTTACAATAGGCCTACTAGAAAGAGATCGCCCAACACTGACTAGCTAACCTGAGCCCCCCTTCTACTTCCCAGGTGTCCTACCCCCTGCCGTTCAAGTCTGCCACTCCCGAACCCTTTGCCCTGAGGCCTGAGCTCTGGGCATCCATGCCCACAGCCCCATCTTACTGCGCTGGTTGACAGACACAGGGATGAGCAACAGCGGGACCAAGGAGCCGTCACCACAGCCAGGCGTGGCCCAATCACCTAACTCTACACCTCCACGCAGGGGCCGGGGTCGCCCACGGAAACAACAGGAGGTTGGACCACCACAGAACCCTCCACATACATACTTCATACACTGTACAGGACcctgcagatgtaggatcttaatttgagctagtttgatgagcaggaaaataatcctgcagcaacaggaaatgtgaataattatgtggattataattaatgaaaCATTTTatatgggttgatacatttttcgtaagggaaaatgaagtctgaaatttctaagtggaaattacaaacttcagaagcctttttaaaaatcAAATACACAAAAATGTCCTGCATTGTAGGAACATTCTCCtgtaacagggtgatcaaattaagatcctaaatCTGTATATGACACAATAACTGAAATATATCACCCTGTCATAAGCAGCAACCCAAATGCACATTTTAACAACTGTAGTCTGGCATAGGTTTTTCTATACAATGTTATTGAATAGAGTGGGTCACAGCTGCTTTGGCTATGGAAAGAGTCGGAGTGATAACCATAGCAGTTCCTGATTTCGCTTCATCTCTCCCCAGGAGCCCACTGGCCCCCCAACTCCAAAGAGGCCGAGAGGACGACCCAGAGGAAGCAAGAACAAAGGCCCTCGTGCCACACCCAAGGTAAGATCATCTTCTCATGTTCATGGATATCGTTAACATGAAATATGCAATAAAAACAAAGAATCCAACTAGGCAGAGGAGCTGAACAGAAAATATCAACTGTAGGAATAGGGTTGTGAGTAGACATTTTGTGTATATAATAAACAATACAATCATCTCTGCTTTATCCTCCATCCTTTCTGTGTCAGGAAGTAGAGCCTGTCGGGGAGAGAAGACCAAGGGGCCGGCCAAGGAAATGGGTATGAGGCTAACGTACACACTCACTCAAGCACACACATGTAATGAGGCCTACTGATATGCGCCTCAAATGTACGCCCCTAGACTCCTATCTCTCTTTGTATCCTAGGAATGCACAACTTCAGTCCTTAAGGCAGTGTTTcacaaactcggtcctggggtccccaaggggtgcactttttttttcttccacacagctgattcaaattatcaaagcttgatgattaattgattatttgaatcagctgtgtagtgctcgggcaaaaaacaaaataaacaccCTTTGGGctccccaggaccaagtttggtAAGTGCTGCCTTAAAATATCCATAAGagtctgtttaagctagagatatatatatatatttgcatggGCTGCATCTATATCAAACGCAACCACCTATGTCGGCGTTCCGCATCTGTTGTGAAAAGTGGCAGAGCTAAAGctctgtttgtcagaccaggagacattctgaaaattggtcttctcacaaaaaacgTCTGTCGTGTCTGAACGGtttctccattttgctctacaacccccagAAGCCTCACAGGAGTCATCTGAAGTCGATAGAGacgatgtgccaacttctgtctgtagcgtccaaaccgtttgggctacaaactaatatgaccccactatggaaagaggagactcacAAACACGATgttgttctccgttttgctctacaacccccatAAGTGTCACGGGACTCTGATGGTAACCAGGTACCATTATCAAAAATTAATGAAAGTATGGAAGTAGTTTTGTGCCCTCCAAGAAAGGGGTTAACCGTGTgtccaaaattgaaatatatatttcctgagctttcttatatctcctagatataggacagacacttcaaaaccttattccttatgattttaTTTTTGTACTGTCTGTTTTGTCGTTTAGggggtggcagatagcctagtggttagagcgttgggccagtaaccgaaaggttgctagatcgaaccccgagctgacaaggtaaagatctgtcgttctgcccccgaacaaggcagttaacccactgttccccggtaggccgtcattgtaaataagaatttgttcttaactgacttgcctagttaaataaaaataaaaatgtgtttatatGGGCTGTGAGCAATTGGGCTgtgagcaacaacaacaaaaatgtatacctaaaggggtcctagaatagctaaatgatccatggtatgaccatcttgtAACAGTAGCCCTCCAACGGCTTATACTTTTATGATTTAAGGGCAGTAGTGCCCTCTGTTTTTCCTGATTCGTGTCAGTGATTGGCAAGAGAATTCCCTAACCTGGTGTCCTAGGTCTGAATCAGGGATGgtaactttgatgggggtgggggccacaaaaaaaaatctgaactaaTCATGAGGGCCGCAATGGCTCGCGGGTCTGCTTACCCTCAACCATACCAACACATGCAGTCAGAACCAGTCCTAGACTTTTGGTGGCCCTAAGTGAAATTCCCCTCGTGGGGAggatatgatatctgagtgagagtgactaacaaaatcaatggggaccCCCTGGTCGGTAAGTTTAGGCTGACTCACCAATCAATTTTTTTTGcagacatgggctaattgagtgactgtcagtggcTGACATAACAAgataaaaactgctgatgcacaaccacattttgaaattgcaccttgtgtattctgctATTCAAACTCTCAACAGTAATTTGAGATCCCGACTGAGTTGCCCATCGTTGGTCCAaatccctcaaactcaactctggacctcgaagccagacCCATTGCTTTTCGTTGTTCCCCTTTAAATGAATGATCATTTAGAAAAGAAAACCATCAGGCTCCGGACcttgtagggtaagagttgaatagtCCTGGTCTAAATCATTCACTGATTAAAAGTAAAACGTTGCAGCCCTTGACGATTGAAGTTGTCGACTGCTGGCCTGCATTGTGCAATGGAGagtttgactgattgattgaacaacctttctctcttctttttctctcACTTTTATTCTTCTCCAAAGCCTCAGAAAGTAGTTCCAGAAGTTGTCCAGGAACAGCAGGTAAGAAGGAGTACACCATAATAGGTCATATTATGTTTTTATTCTTCAAATGATCCTCTTACCTATTGTACTTGAGCATTACTTTCATGGAGGATGAATATGAACTTCCGTTCAAATAGCACCTTCTTTCAGAGAATCAATGGATTACACCAACACTGGCACAAAAAGAGGCCAATGTCATTCAACTTCCTCATCCATCTTATCACAATCTTCACTGCAGAACCAAGTTTCAAAGAAGTTAAAACACATTAAGAACTGAAACCAAAGACAGACTCCCTTTTTCAGACACAGACATGCGAATGAGTCAATGCTGAGCGGGGAAACCTGATATAACCGCTCTCTTCCCCTTTCTTCTTGGTTTCCTGACATAACCATCTTCTCCCTAGCATTTCTTGGTCTCGCGTACAGACCTATTTCCCCACATGTAAAGAATCACTCGTTTACACACTCATACAAGTATATCATTACTCATTACACAAACACATGCGCACGCAagcactcactctcacactctcacacattcatgtacatactaatGTCTGTATTTTTGTGTCTTTTCACAGGGTCCTTCAGAAGAAACCGAGGAGGGCCCCTCACAGTCACAGTCTTTACCCACTGAGGCTTCACCATCTCACTCTCCAGCCCAGGAAGAAGCAGAGGGGGAATAGACAATGTGCCACAGTACTACCTCAAGGTTTGGGCAGAGACGAAGAGGTgtatactcttagaaaaaaagggttccaaaagggttctttgtctgtccccataggagaacccttttggttcaaggtagaacactttttggttcaaggtagaacaTTTTtaagttccatgtagaaccttttgtGGGTTCTACATGCAAACAATAAGagttctatggggacagccaaataacccttttaggttctagatagcacctttttttctaagagtgtataatcCAACCTCCACTGTCATGAGGATCTAAAACAACAGATAATAGCCCTGCTTTGTAGAACAGTAGGCCTGGTTGGGATATTGTGCCTGGAGTCTATCCAGCCCTGAGGCTGGGTCAATGATGGACATAGCTTTGGTCAGTTGATTGATTACTAAGGATTTGGGCAATGCGAGCAACAATTCAGTTTGACTGCCCAAACCCTTTCTCATGAACGAGATTGGTtgatgctgtgtgtttgtgtgtgcgtgcgtgcatgtgtgtgagcacgtacgtgtgtgcgtgtatgtggtggtggtgatgatgatgatggtggggaAGGGTTTTCAAAAGAAAAGGATGCATTTCAAACAGCGACTACTGGGACAAGAGGCGTGGCCCAATTTACGTTATGTCTGTCCTGATTGTGATGAAACACAGGGATATTTTGTTAGATATATATTTGAATGGGAATAAATTTTACATTACCATTAACATGAGCAGAAATAAGTCTAAACTCTACAGTGTCCAATTGACATGACATCGGACAATTAACATGAGCAGAAATAAGTCTAAACTCAACAGTGTCCAATTGACATGACATCGGACCATTAGCATGAGCAGAAATAAGTCTAAACTCAACAGTGTCCAATTGACATGACATCGGACCATTAGCATGAGGAGAAATAAGTCTAAACTCAACAGTGTCCAATTGACATGACATCGGACCATTAGCATGAGCAGAAATAAGTCTAAACTCAACAGTGTCCAATTGACATGACATCGGACCATTAACATGAGCAGAAATAAGTCTAAACTCAACAGTGTCCAATTGACATGACATCGGACCATTAACATGAGCAGAAATAAGTCTAAACTCAACAGTGTCCAATTGACATGACATCGGACCATTAACCTGAGCAGAAATAAGTCTAAACTCAACAGTGTCCAATTGACATGACATCGGACCATTAACATGAGCAGAAATAAGTCTAAACTCTACAGTGTCCAATTGACATGACATCGGACCATTAACCTGAGCAGAAATAAGTCTAAACTCAACAGTGTCCAATTGACATGACATCGGACCATTAGCATGAGCAGAAATAAGTCTAAACTCAACAGTGTCCAATTGACATGACATCGGACCATTAACCTGAGCAGAAATAAGTCTAAACTCAACAGTGTCCAATTGACATGACATCGGACCATTAGCATGAGCAGAAATAAGTCTAAACTCAACAGTGTCCAATTGACATGACATCGGACCATTAGCATGAGCAGAAATAAGTCTAAACTCAACAGTGTCCAATTGACATGACATCGGACCACACTCAGGTTTTGTATTTACCTTTATCTTCTcaatacactcattaaaacctcAGGTATTTTGCCTTAATGTAGCTATGCATTTAGCTATTCAGGAACATATCATTCTACTCAGTTatgatattattctattttaTTGTGTATTTCTGATTTGTTTTTTGACATTCACAATATGACTTGACACACAAACCTCATTCAGACCTCAACTCACCTCAGTCCCTTTACCTTTCAGTCTACCTCAGTCACGGAAATCAGAGAACTCTTATAGCCTCTCCCCATACCAAAAaaaccgaacacacacacacatacctactcaGGATACTCCCATACGTACTGTACCCGCTAgcctcacactctccctcccacTTCCATGCTGACAGACTCTTTAAGTGAATCCCAGCAGAAGCCTTTAGCCTTTGGCTCTAAGGAAATGCCTGTCTTGAGAATGGGTCTATCTACAGTACCTGGGTTCAAAATGACCCAATATTTTACTGTTTGCTGTAGTTTTTACTTATGTTTTATTTGTTCTCACAACCTCTGTGAACCCTTACGTGTTCCCCTCTTAGCTTTTTACATAAGATACGTCATCATTTCATTTCATGTTCTCACATTCACACTGCAGATGTTAGATGAACAACCAtaccatttgatgaattgttgtCAGTGACATGTGAGACATGAAATAGTGAGATAAAAGTTAACATTTCGTTTTTTGGGCTCTTCCTGTAATGTATTTCTGTAGAGGGTGGACAAGTCCACATACGTTCTTTTTCTGTCAGTTGCAAGTTTCTAACCTAAACTCTGTCTTTTTCTTATTACTTCACCTCTTTGGCTGGAATTACTGTTTGCCATGTGGACTACGTCTGAAACAAGTCTGTTTTTGGCACTGAGCACTGTCCCAGAGGGGTGGCTGACTGATTTTAGCTTTACTTGTCCCATGTGATCTTATGAGACCTATAGAACATATATCTGCTGTCCACTCATCTCACTAGGTTCATAACAGCATATCGTACAGGTAAATAAACCTGAAGTACTGCATTGTGATGTCAGTAAAAGTGCCTCCTAACCTAACTTCATACCTCAGCAACGTCAGGATATCCACTGTCTATATGATATTGACAGTGTTGCTCTACGAGCTTACtgaaatagatacagtatattcagtgtgtgtgtgtatatataagtaCACATATCTTAGGAGTTTGTCATGTGCTTGTTGTAATGCTTTATGTACAAGGGCTTTTAAATATTGAGTAGTGTAGTTGGGTCCTGTTATCTCGTAACATCATCAGTTTTTAAGCTTTTCATCTTTTTTTTGCAACATTTGGAAATGTGTCCCTTTCATTTCAGTCTCCTTGATCATGTACTTCATGAAGATTTATtttcaatgtaatccatttgaaCTTGAATACACAACTCAAAAGGGTGTTTTTTAGTTTGCTTCTGATCTGTCTCGCTTTATGGTGTGTTTTTGCATGAGTGTAGAGTTGCTGCTTGGTCAGTCTGTTACCAATAAAAGTATCACATAGCTATGTTCGTCTGTCATGTATTCATCAAAAAGTAGCAGCACAATAAGTGGTTGTCAAAATACTGTTGGTTAAATACTGTATCTATAAGTGTATAGAAACCAATGTTGCTGCTTTATTACTTGTTATAGAGGAAACATACTAATACTTTATTACTTAGAGGAAACATACTAATACTTTATTACTTAGAATAAATATACTAA includes:
- the LOC110494660 gene encoding high mobility group protein HMGI-C isoform X1, producing the protein MSNSGTKEPSPQPGVAQSPNSTPPRRGRGRPRKQQEEPTGPPTPKRPRGRPRGSKNKGPRATPKEVEPVGERRPRGRPRKWKPHRSHLKSIETMCQLLSVASKPFGLQTNMTPLWKEETHKHDVVLRFALQPP
- the LOC110494660 gene encoding high mobility group protein HMGI-C isoform X2 codes for the protein MSNSGTKEPSPQPGVAQSPNSTPPRRGRGRPRKQQEEPTGPPTPKRPRGRPRGSKNKGPRATPKEVEPVGERRPRGRPRKWPQKVVPEVVQEQQGPSEETEEGPSQSQSLPTEASPSHSPAQEEAEGE